A single window of Syngnathus typhle isolate RoL2023-S1 ecotype Sweden unplaced genomic scaffold, RoL_Styp_1.0 HiC_scaffold_24, whole genome shotgun sequence DNA harbors:
- the LOC133146996 gene encoding uncharacterized protein LOC133146996 → MLVKKTTIPTPLGEGMSRCLCHPSSNGAPYARWILCCVVVGACYGLWTHLNRPSDNVDRGKRWSHDENFEDWSWDPKNPYETNTWYRYVKFTVRAHTQEGCYVCSKLPPSSTQVHLEARAMNVTEAKCMASMGGVGYQHPAVKVSDDDPFRPGLVEGTCDKLFWTNLNVTVKGRTLPQVAYTERRPGVNYTCYIQGSETHKCIDSDCSPGGNWMGALDIVTECQDRRAISVGEGSPTNMSAPSNGTYFIQNGWWLCGHKVYPMLPANWTGVCAPVWVTDHTYRIRHRQLTTARNSSGRQRRAVATFDPHDPIWGANVPGDHKVWSVGDKVVHALFPWVGIGKQSLFIETLNYRFQSFANLSLQVNDGQNREIQAIRLMVLQNRMVLDLLTAAQGGVCHIIGTSCCTYIPGENDTHIYDAMASLKNLQQAMSNDKVPQQWGFFSWLFSGNWWQLLLKLVSPVLVVLVLLCLFTTCVIPCLKSAVTRVVSSTVAHVNIQLLSRDGCDDHDETRIA, encoded by the coding sequence atgttggtgaagaaaacaacgatccccactccgctaggcgaggggatgtcccggtgtctctgccatcctagtagcaacggggctccatatgccagatggatcctctgctgcgttgtggttggagcgtgctatggtctatggactcatttgaacagaccaagtgacaatgttgaccgtggaaaacgatggtcacacgatgagaactttgaggactggtcatgggaccccaaaaacccatacgaaaccaacacgtggtaccggtacgttaagttcactgtgagagcccacacacaggagggatgttatgtgtgttcaaaactccccccttcctccacgcaagttcacttggaggccagagcaatgaatgtcactgaagcgaaatgcatggcatccatgggaggagttggatatcaacaccctgccgtcaaagtgagtgatgacgaccctttccgccctggacttgtggaaggcacctgtgataagcttttctggacaaatctcaatgtgactgttaaaggacgaacattaccgcaggtggcctacacagagcggcggcctggagtgaactatacgtgttacatccaaggaagtgagacccacaaatgcattgacagtgactgctctccaggaggaaactggatgggagctttggacatcgtcactgagtgtcaagataggagagccatttcagttggggagggctctccgactaacatgtctgcaccatcgaacggaacatacttcatacagaatggctggtggctttgtggtcacaaggtttatccaatgctgcccgccaactggacaggagtgtgtgcaccagtgtgggtgacagaccacacctacaggatacgacatagacagctgacgacagcacgcaactcttctggacgtcaacgcagagcggttgcaacctttgaccctcatgaccctatctggggtgcgaatgttccaggcgaccataaagtatggtccgttggagacaaagttgttcatgcgctttttccctgggtcggaattggaaaacaatcactcttcatcgagacactgaactatcgttttcaatcctttgcgaatctctcactacaagtcaacgatggacaaaatagagagattcaggctattaggctgatggtcttgcaaaacaggatggttctggacttgttgacggcagcacaaggtggtgtgtgccacatcattgggacttcctgttgcacatacattcctggagaaaatgatacacacatctacgacgccatggcttcgctgaagaacttacagcaggccatgtcaaatgacaaagttccacaacagtggggtttcttttcatggctattctctggcaactggtggcaactgcttttgaaactagtgtctcctgtgcttgttgtgctggtgttgttgtgcttgtttacgacctgtgttatcccatgtttgaagtctgctgtgacgagggtcgtctcttctaccgtagcacacgtaaatatacaacttcttagtcgtgacggatgtgatgaccatgatgaaacgcggattgcgtag